The DNA window GTGTCGGCGTAGATGACGTCGGCGAGCCCATTGAACGCCGACTTGCGTCCCTGCGGTCCGGTGGGCAGCGGCGCGAACGCGAACTTCTGCTCGGTCGACTCGAGGTACGCCTTGATCATCCACGAGCCGGTGATGCCGAGCGCGCCCTTGCCGGAGTTCAGCACGGCGTCGGTGCCGAGCGAGCTCGTCTTGTCGTACGGCGCCGAGTAACCCTTGACGGCGAGGCTCCGGAACCAGTCGACGGTCTCGGCCAGCTTCGGGTCGTCGTAGAAGTACTTGGTGCCGAACGGGTTCTTGTCGATGTAGTTGAAGCCGTTGGAGACCGCGAGGTCGCCCCAGCCGTTCTGGCCCTGCGAGCCGTCGTTCAGCTCGGGCACGATCCCGCGCACGGCGACCTTGCTCTTGTCGAAGCCGGGCTCGTCGCCGCGCTTGCCGTTCGCGTCGACGGTGAGCTTCGCGATCGCCTGCTCGAACGTGCCGCCGTCGGTCGGGTTCCAGGTGAGGTTGGACAGATCGACGCCGGCCTTCTTCGCCTGGTCGGCGTTGTAGATGATCGCCATCGTGTCCCAGTCCTTGGGCAGCCCGTACCGCTTGCCCTCCTTGACCCAGACCTCGGCGAGCCCCGGCCGGTACTGCGTCAAGTCCACCTTGTCAGCGTCGGCCATCGGTTGCAGGTCGAGCAGCTGGCCGTTCTTGACGAACTGCGGGTAGTACGACGCCTGCATCGTGATGACGTCGGGCGCCTCACCCGAGACGAGCTGGGTGGTGAGGTTCTGCCAGTACTGGTCCCACGCGTTCTGCGTGATCTTCACGGTGATGTCGGGGTTGGCCTTGGTGAACGCGTCGGCACACTTCTGGTACGAGGCCTGCTGGACGTCGTCCCACAGCGCATACGTCAACTCCACCTTGCCACCGGACGACCCGCCGCCTCCCCCACTGCACGCGGCGGCCACGACAAGCAGTGCCAGCGCCGGAATCGCTGCCTTCTTCATAGGACTAACCCTTCAGGCCGGAGAACTGGATGGAGTCGACGAGGCGGCGACCGAAGAAGATCACCAACAGCAGAACGGGAATCACCGACAGCGCAGACCCCGCCATCAGGCCGGTCCAGTCCGGCGCGGTGTTGGGCGACTGCTTGAGGAAGATGCCGAGAGCGGCGGTGAGCACGCGGGTCTCCTCGCCCGGCGCGACGAGCTGCGGCCACAGGTAGTCGTTCCACGTCCACACCGCGGTCGTCAGGGCGACCGTCAGCAACGGCCCCTTGGTGATCGGCAGCACGATCCGCCAGAAGATCACCCACTTGCCCGCACCGTCGATCAACGCGGCCTCCTCGACATCGCGCGGAATCCCGAGGAAGAACTGGCGCAGGAAGAACACCGCGAACGGCGTCATCAGCACGCTCGGCGCGATCAAGCCCTGGTAGGTGTTGATCCAGTCGAGCTCCTTCACCAGCGCGAAGTTCGGCAGCAGGGTGAAGATCGGCGGGACCATCAACGCGCCGACGAACAAGCCGAACAGCAGGTCGCGCCCACGGAAGCGGAGCCGCGCGAACGCGTACCCGGCCATCGCGCAGAACAGTGTCTGCAGGAACGTGATCAAGCCGGTGTAGACGACCGAGTTCCGCAGGTACAGAAAGAAGTCCAGATGGGCGCCCGAGCCACCCGCGGCCCGGGCCTCCTCGCGCGTCACCAGTCCGAGCACCCGCTCGAAGTTGAACAGGGTCGGATGGTTCGGGAGCAGGCCGGCGTTGTCGCCGGCCAGCTCCCGGCCCGGGGTGATCGCGGTCCGCAACATCCAGTACAGCGGGAACAGCGAGACCACGAGCGCGACGACCACGAAGGCCCACGCGAGGACGCGCGTCGGCGTGACCTTGCGACGATCCGTTGGCGTACTCATGCGAGGTCCGAGGTGGAGGCGCGCAGCAGGCGCATCTGGAGGAACGTGAGGACGCCGAGCACGAGCACGAGACTCAGCGCGAGCGCCGACGCGTACCCCATCTTGAAGTGCGTGAAGGCCTGTTCGTAGATGTAGAAGTAGATGACGCGCGTCGCGTTCACCGGTCCGCCCTTGGTGGTGACCGCGATCGTGTCGAACAGCTGCACCGCGCCGATCAGCGATACGACGAGCACGAACGCGAGGATCGGGCGGAGCAGCGGCAGCGTGATGCGGAAGAACGTCCGCAGCTCGCTCGCGCCGTCGATCGCCGCCGCCTCGTACAGCTGCGACGGGATCATCAGCATGCCCGCGTAGAACAGCAGTGCGGTGTAGCCGACGCCGCTCCACGAGCTGATCAGCACCACGCTCGGCATCGCGAGCGCGGGCGAGGTGAGGAAGCCCTGGTTGTCGGCGCCGAGGCTGACGAGCAGGTGGTTGAAGAAGCCGAGGTTGGCGTCGAGCAGCCACATCCAGAGCAGGCCGGCGGTGACGTTCGGCACCAGCCACGGGACCAGCAGGAGCGAACGGATCACCAGCGACCGGGTCACCCGGTGCAGCAATGTCGCCAGCACGATCCCGACGAGCAGCTGGAACGCGACCGAGAGCACGACGTAGTAGCCGGTGACCTTCAGCGAGTTCCAGAACAGCGGGTCGTGGATGAGCGTGGCGTAGTTCTTCAGGCCCACGAACTTCGGCTCGGACAGCAGGTTCCAGTCGGTGAGGGAGAACCAGGTGCCGCGGATCGCGGGATACAGGTAGAACACCGCGAAGCCCACGATCACCGGCGCCAGGAACGCGATCGCGATGCGGCCGTCGCCGCGCCGACGCCGCCGTGGCGTCTGCGGTCGCCGGGTCGTCGTCTGTTCCAGCGACGACGCCGTCGCCGTCATCGGCGAACCCGGACCGTGCCGAGGTCGAGCCAGCCGTCGGCGCCCTGGGCGGCGTTGGCGAAGCGCAGCTTCTTCCCCGTCAACAGCGGGTTGACGACGCGCATCACGAGGTCATAGCTGCCGGATCGTACGTGGTTGACGTTCACGCTCGTCCGGTAGTGCTGCG is part of the Tenggerimyces flavus genome and encodes:
- a CDS encoding ABC transporter substrate-binding protein — translated: MKKAAIPALALLVVAAACSGGGGGSSGGKVELTYALWDDVQQASYQKCADAFTKANPDITVKITQNAWDQYWQNLTTQLVSGEAPDVITMQASYYPQFVKNGQLLDLQPMADADKVDLTQYRPGLAEVWVKEGKRYGLPKDWDTMAIIYNADQAKKAGVDLSNLTWNPTDGGTFEQAIAKLTVDANGKRGDEPGFDKSKVAVRGIVPELNDGSQGQNGWGDLAVSNGFNYIDKNPFGTKYFYDDPKLAETVDWFRSLAVKGYSAPYDKTSSLGTDAVLNSGKGALGITGSWMIKAYLESTEQKFAFAPLPTGPQGRKSAFNGLADVIYADTDHPDEAWKWVKYLGSTACQDVVATDAVVFPAITSSSEKALAAHEKAGRDVKLFVEQADAKDGTFLLPVSDHGDEINQIVATAMEEVWLGQKEAAPALSAANEKVNALFASD
- a CDS encoding carbohydrate ABC transporter permease, which translates into the protein MTATASSLEQTTTRRPQTPRRRRRGDGRIAIAFLAPVIVGFAVFYLYPAIRGTWFSLTDWNLLSEPKFVGLKNYATLIHDPLFWNSLKVTGYYVVLSVAFQLLVGIVLATLLHRVTRSLVIRSLLLVPWLVPNVTAGLLWMWLLDANLGFFNHLLVSLGADNQGFLTSPALAMPSVVLISSWSGVGYTALLFYAGMLMIPSQLYEAAAIDGASELRTFFRITLPLLRPILAFVLVVSLIGAVQLFDTIAVTTKGGPVNATRVIYFYIYEQAFTHFKMGYASALALSLVLVLGVLTFLQMRLLRASTSDLA
- a CDS encoding carbohydrate ABC transporter permease; the encoded protein is MSTPTDRRKVTPTRVLAWAFVVVALVVSLFPLYWMLRTAITPGRELAGDNAGLLPNHPTLFNFERVLGLVTREEARAAGGSGAHLDFFLYLRNSVVYTGLITFLQTLFCAMAGYAFARLRFRGRDLLFGLFVGALMVPPIFTLLPNFALVKELDWINTYQGLIAPSVLMTPFAVFFLRQFFLGIPRDVEEAALIDGAGKWVIFWRIVLPITKGPLLTVALTTAVWTWNDYLWPQLVAPGEETRVLTAALGIFLKQSPNTAPDWTGLMAGSALSVIPVLLLVIFFGRRLVDSIQFSGLKG